In Xanthomonas sacchari, a genomic segment contains:
- a CDS encoding D-2-hydroxyacid dehydrogenase family protein has product MRILVADDYQDAVRHLPCFARLQAHHVEVLTALAPDRAILIRHAAEAEALVLIRERTRIDDALLAQLPKLRLISQTGRIGEHIDLAACTARGVAVAEGVGSPVAPAELTWALLMAASRRLPAYRDALLAGRWQATGDAQLGRSLDGLTLGIWSYGKIGRRVAAYGRAFGMQVQVWGSEDSCAQARADGFAVATSRAALFAESDVLSLHRRLVAATRHQIGLDDLLRMKPDALLVNTSRAELLAPGALLAALEAGRPGQAALDVFEQEPLLDPQHPLLRHPRVLATPHLGYVEQASYALYLGTAFDNVLAFAAGAPQHLANPEVLTARG; this is encoded by the coding sequence ATGCGCATCCTGGTCGCCGACGACTATCAGGATGCGGTGCGCCACCTGCCCTGCTTCGCGCGGCTGCAGGCGCACCACGTCGAGGTGCTGACCGCGCTGGCGCCCGACCGCGCGATCCTGATCCGCCACGCCGCCGAGGCCGAGGCGCTGGTGCTGATCCGCGAGCGCACCCGCATCGACGACGCCCTGCTGGCGCAACTGCCGAAGCTGCGCCTGATCAGCCAGACCGGGCGGATCGGCGAGCACATCGACCTGGCCGCCTGCACCGCCCGCGGCGTTGCCGTGGCCGAAGGCGTCGGCTCGCCGGTGGCGCCGGCGGAACTGACCTGGGCGCTGCTGATGGCGGCCAGCCGGCGCCTGCCGGCCTACCGCGATGCGCTGCTGGCCGGGCGCTGGCAGGCCACCGGCGATGCGCAGCTGGGCCGCAGCCTGGATGGCCTGACGCTAGGCATCTGGAGCTACGGCAAGATCGGCCGCCGCGTCGCCGCCTACGGCCGCGCCTTCGGCATGCAGGTGCAGGTGTGGGGCAGCGAAGACAGCTGCGCGCAGGCGCGGGCCGACGGCTTCGCGGTCGCCACCAGCCGCGCGGCGCTGTTCGCCGAGAGCGACGTCCTCAGCTTGCATCGCCGCCTGGTCGCGGCCACCCGCCACCAGATCGGATTGGACGATCTGCTGCGGATGAAACCGGACGCCTTGCTGGTCAATACCAGCCGCGCCGAACTGCTCGCCCCCGGCGCGCTGCTGGCGGCGCTGGAGGCCGGCCGCCCCGGGCAGGCGGCGCTGGACGTGTTCGAGCAGGAACCGCTGCTGGATCCGCAGCATCCGCTGCTGCGGCACCCGCGCGTGCTGGCGACGCCGCATCTGGGCTACGTCGAACAGGCCAGCTACGCGCTCTACCTCGGGACCGCCTTCGACAACGTGCTGGCCTTCGCCGCCGGCGCGCCGCAGCACCTGGCCAATCCCGAGGTGCTGACCGCGCGCGGCTGA
- a CDS encoding DUF1820 family protein → MFKHLYKVTFLNHGKVYELYCQHVGSSHLWGFTEIGTLVFDVHDGLVIDPTEERLREEFGATKTLHLPMQSIVRIEEVEKKGPSAIRDAATGEKVVTPFPMPGKPR, encoded by the coding sequence ATGTTCAAGCACCTGTACAAAGTGACCTTCCTCAACCACGGCAAGGTCTACGAGCTGTATTGCCAGCACGTCGGCAGCAGCCATCTGTGGGGCTTCACCGAGATCGGCACGCTGGTGTTCGACGTGCACGACGGACTGGTGATCGATCCCACCGAGGAACGCCTGCGCGAGGAGTTCGGCGCCACCAAGACCCTGCACCTGCCGATGCAGAGCATCGTGCGCATCGAAGAGGTGGAGAAGAAGGGGCCGTCGGCGATCCGCGACGCGGCCACCGGCGAAAAGGTGGTCACGCCGTTCCCGATGCCCGGCAAGCCACGCTGA
- a CDS encoding rhomboid family intramembrane serine protease, translated as MFVSIPSRERTTLRWATPLLFAAMWLAFLWSISRPDEARATLWLDWGALSAGVGSPRDWLATVQDGSVLRLFTALFLHADWSHLLGNLVFLLIFGLPAERVLGPWRFLLLFLGGGAISNLAAVFAIGTPDRVIIGASGAVSALIGTYLALFPRAKLGVVLPLGLFLEFVRAPASLLIGTWAALQVVFAYIGPAFGMVAWSAHLAGFAFGMVYGLYVRAAIARRLRKRKGF; from the coding sequence ATGTTCGTCTCCATCCCATCCCGCGAACGCACCACGCTGCGCTGGGCCACCCCGCTGCTGTTCGCGGCGATGTGGCTGGCCTTCCTGTGGTCGATCAGCCGCCCCGACGAGGCGCGCGCGACGCTGTGGCTGGACTGGGGTGCGCTCTCGGCCGGGGTCGGCAGCCCGCGCGACTGGCTGGCCACGGTGCAGGACGGCAGCGTGCTGCGCCTGTTCACCGCGCTGTTCCTGCACGCCGACTGGTCGCACCTGCTCGGCAACCTGGTGTTCCTGTTGATCTTCGGCCTGCCCGCCGAGCGCGTGCTGGGGCCGTGGCGGTTCCTGCTGCTGTTCCTGGGCGGCGGGGCGATCTCCAACCTGGCCGCGGTGTTCGCGATCGGCACCCCGGACCGGGTGATCATCGGCGCCAGCGGCGCGGTCTCGGCGCTGATCGGCACCTACCTGGCGCTGTTCCCGCGGGCCAAGCTCGGTGTGGTGCTGCCGCTGGGGCTGTTCCTGGAATTCGTGCGCGCTCCTGCCTCGCTGCTGATCGGCACCTGGGCGGCGCTGCAGGTGGTGTTCGCCTACATCGGCCCGGCGTTCGGCATGGTGGCGTGGTCGGCGCACCTGGCCGGGTTCGCCTTCGGCATGGTCTACGGCCTGTACGTGCGCGCGGCGATCGCACGGCGGCTGCGCAAGCGCAAGGGCTTCTGA
- a CDS encoding outer membrane protein transport protein, with translation MQNATQFVRFTALAVGIVGALAMGQAHGAAFQLKENSAKGLGRAFAGSGSAPGDASIIATNPAGMRQLDGRQFQADVSAIQFSAKYQGDGGTYATGAPISGGRGGDAGMIAPVPAVYFHLPFGENNNMHFGSSLTVPFGFKTEYDRDWVGRYNGVKTELQAIDLNFAFSYDVNPYVSFGASVFAERLDIDLSNAVDFGTILASRRVPGFAPGSADGFSRIKGDNTAVGFTLGGLFSVDEHTHIGFSYRSQVEHKITDGDADFTVPGSAATVLAVAAPGTFVDTKGRATVKLPASATASFTHDINEQWTVMADVTRTAWSKFDKVTVDFASNQPDSVLDFSYRDTTFVSLGADYRMSDTLTLRGGLAYDQTPTTDQHRDVRVPDASRKWVSLGLTWKPSEQAEYSFGYTHLFTSDPSIATTSATGNRLVGDYDVSGNVLAASVNYKF, from the coding sequence ATGCAAAACGCAACCCAGTTCGTCCGTTTCACCGCTCTGGCCGTCGGCATCGTCGGCGCGCTGGCCATGGGCCAGGCGCACGGCGCCGCGTTCCAGCTCAAGGAGAACAGCGCCAAGGGCCTGGGCCGCGCCTTTGCCGGCTCTGGCAGCGCCCCCGGCGACGCCTCCATCATCGCCACCAACCCGGCCGGCATGCGCCAGCTCGACGGCCGCCAGTTCCAGGCCGACGTCAGCGCCATCCAGTTCTCGGCCAAGTACCAGGGCGACGGCGGCACCTACGCCACCGGCGCGCCGATCTCCGGCGGCCGCGGCGGCGACGCCGGCATGATCGCGCCGGTCCCGGCGGTGTACTTCCACCTGCCGTTCGGCGAGAACAACAACATGCACTTCGGCTCCTCGCTGACCGTGCCGTTCGGCTTCAAGACCGAATACGACCGCGACTGGGTCGGCCGCTACAACGGCGTCAAGACCGAGCTGCAGGCGATCGACCTGAACTTCGCCTTCTCCTACGACGTCAACCCGTACGTGTCGTTCGGCGCGTCGGTGTTCGCCGAGCGCCTGGACATCGACCTGAGCAACGCCGTCGACTTCGGCACCATCCTGGCCTCGCGCCGCGTGCCGGGCTTCGCGCCGGGCAGCGCCGACGGTTTCTCGCGCATCAAGGGCGACAACACCGCGGTCGGCTTCACCCTGGGCGGCCTGTTCAGCGTCGACGAGCACACCCACATCGGCTTCAGCTACCGCTCGCAGGTCGAGCACAAGATCACCGACGGCGACGCCGACTTCACCGTGCCGGGCAGTGCGGCCACCGTGCTGGCCGTCGCCGCGCCGGGCACCTTCGTCGACACCAAGGGCCGCGCCACGGTCAAGCTGCCGGCCAGCGCCACCGCCAGCTTCACCCATGACATCAACGAGCAGTGGACGGTGATGGCCGACGTCACCCGCACCGCCTGGAGCAAGTTCGACAAGGTCACCGTCGACTTCGCCTCCAACCAGCCCGACAGCGTGCTGGACTTCTCGTACCGCGACACCACCTTCGTGTCGCTGGGTGCCGACTACCGCATGAGCGACACGCTGACCCTGCGTGGCGGCCTGGCCTACGACCAGACCCCGACCACCGACCAGCACCGCGACGTGCGCGTGCCGGACGCGAGCCGCAAGTGGGTCTCGCTGGGTCTGACCTGGAAGCCGTCCGAGCAGGCCGAGTACAGCTTCGGCTACACCCACCTGTTCACCAGCGATCCGAGCATCGCCACCACCAGCGCCACCGGCAACCGCCTGGTCGGCGACTACGACGTGAGCGGCAACGTGCTGGCGGCCTCGGTCAACTACAAGTTCTGA
- the putA gene encoding bifunctional proline dehydrogenase/L-glutamate gamma-semialdehyde dehydrogenase PutA, translated as MPSASPSPLLSPELPPAPQALRAAITAAWLKDEAEHVRELLEQARLPAADQAKVQALAADLVTRVRARAQDQGAIEAFMRQYDLGSEEGVLLMCVAEALLRIPDQDTADKLIRDKLGDADWKKHMGESDSLLVNASTWGLMLTGKLVQINDLTRADVAGAFKRLIGRVGEPVIRLAVRQAMKIMGHQFVMGRTIGEALTRSKKGDNAHYRYSFDMLGEGALTMQDAQRYLDAYRQAIHAIGKHFAAQRPQGGGKDAVFAAPSISIKLSALYPRYEHAKRARVMAELVPGVLELAQLAKSYGIGYTVDAEEADRLELSLDIIEATFSDPSLDGWEGYGLAVQAYQKRTPYTIDFLADLARRVGRRIPVRLVKGAYWDAEIKRAQVEGHPGYPVFTRKQNTDVSYLACAKRLFAHSDALYPMFATHNAQTIAAVRAIAGGRDYEHQKLHGMGDDLYAEVIPADRLGVPCRVYAPVGSHEDLLPYLVRRLLENGANSSFVNRITDENVAIEDLIRDPVEAVSAFASIPHPKIPLPVDLLRSQNHNRKNSMGANLANDNDLRALADQLNAALKPWQAAPLVPGAVIAGDALPVANPADRRQVVGHWKPADAATVEKALSNAAAAYPAWNRTPAASRATILEHAADLLEARMPEFMALCVKEAGKTLPDGVAEVREAVDFLRYYAGQARAQFGAPERLPGPTGESNELQLHGRGVFVCISPWNFPLAIFLGQVAAALAAGNSVIAKPAEQTNLVGHAAVKLLHEAGVPEAVVQFLPGDGATVGTALTRDPRVAGVAFTGSTETARAINRALAARDAAIGVLIAETGGQNAFIADSSSLPEAVVKDAISSAFISAGQRCSAARVLFVQDDIADKVMTMLAGAMAELKVGDPGLLSTDVGPVIDADALQILTDHAARMDREARAIAVAATDAATAHGSFFAPRAYELQSLAQLQREIFGPVLHVIRWKADQLDAVIDQINATGYGLTLGVHSRIDETIERIASRVAVGNVYVNRNQIGAVVGVQPFGGQGLSGTGPKAGGPHYLLRFATEKVVTVNTTAAGGNASLLTLGD; from the coding sequence ATGCCGTCCGCGTCTCCTTCGCCGTTGCTGTCCCCCGAACTCCCGCCCGCGCCGCAGGCCCTGCGCGCGGCGATCACCGCCGCCTGGCTCAAGGACGAAGCCGAACACGTGCGCGAACTGCTCGAGCAGGCGCGCCTGCCCGCGGCCGACCAGGCCAAGGTGCAGGCGCTGGCCGCCGACCTGGTCACCCGGGTACGCGCTCGCGCCCAGGACCAGGGTGCGATCGAGGCCTTCATGCGCCAGTACGATCTCGGCAGCGAGGAAGGCGTACTGCTGATGTGCGTGGCCGAAGCGCTGCTGCGCATCCCCGACCAGGACACTGCCGACAAGCTGATCCGCGACAAGCTCGGCGATGCGGACTGGAAGAAGCACATGGGCGAGAGCGACTCGCTGCTGGTCAACGCCTCGACCTGGGGCCTGATGCTCACCGGCAAGCTGGTGCAGATCAACGACCTCACCCGCGCCGACGTGGCCGGCGCGTTCAAGCGCCTGATCGGCCGCGTCGGCGAGCCGGTGATCCGCCTGGCGGTGCGCCAGGCGATGAAGATCATGGGCCACCAGTTCGTGATGGGCCGGACCATCGGCGAAGCGCTGACCCGCTCGAAGAAGGGCGACAACGCCCACTACCGCTATTCGTTCGACATGCTCGGCGAAGGCGCGCTGACGATGCAGGACGCGCAGCGCTATCTCGATGCCTACCGCCAGGCGATCCACGCCATCGGCAAGCACTTCGCCGCGCAGCGCCCGCAGGGCGGCGGCAAGGACGCGGTGTTCGCCGCGCCCAGCATCTCGATCAAGCTCTCGGCGCTGTACCCGCGCTACGAGCACGCCAAGCGCGCGCGGGTGATGGCCGAGCTGGTGCCGGGCGTGCTGGAGTTGGCGCAACTGGCCAAGTCCTACGGCATCGGCTACACGGTCGATGCCGAGGAAGCCGACCGCCTGGAACTGTCGCTGGACATCATCGAGGCCACCTTCTCCGATCCCTCGCTGGACGGCTGGGAAGGCTACGGCCTGGCGGTGCAGGCGTACCAGAAGCGCACCCCGTACACCATCGACTTCCTCGCCGACCTGGCGCGCCGCGTCGGCCGCCGCATCCCGGTGCGCCTGGTCAAGGGCGCCTACTGGGACGCGGAGATCAAGCGCGCGCAGGTCGAAGGCCATCCGGGCTATCCGGTGTTCACCCGCAAGCAGAACACCGACGTGTCCTACCTGGCCTGCGCCAAGCGCCTGTTCGCGCACAGCGACGCGCTGTATCCGATGTTCGCCACCCACAACGCGCAGACCATCGCCGCGGTGCGCGCCATCGCCGGCGGCCGCGACTACGAGCACCAGAAGCTGCACGGCATGGGCGACGACCTCTACGCCGAGGTGATCCCCGCCGACCGCCTCGGCGTGCCCTGCCGCGTGTACGCGCCGGTGGGCTCGCATGAGGACCTGCTGCCGTACCTGGTGCGGCGCCTGCTGGAGAACGGCGCCAACTCCAGCTTCGTCAACCGCATCACCGACGAGAACGTGGCCATCGAAGACCTGATCCGCGATCCGGTCGAAGCGGTGTCCGCGTTCGCCTCCATCCCGCATCCGAAGATTCCGCTGCCGGTCGATCTGCTGCGCAGCCAGAACCACAACAGGAAGAACTCCATGGGCGCCAACCTCGCCAACGACAATGACCTGCGCGCGCTGGCCGACCAGCTCAACGCCGCGCTCAAGCCCTGGCAGGCCGCGCCGCTGGTGCCCGGCGCGGTGATCGCCGGCGACGCGCTGCCGGTCGCCAACCCGGCCGATCGCCGTCAGGTCGTCGGCCACTGGAAGCCGGCCGATGCCGCCACCGTGGAAAAGGCGCTGAGCAATGCCGCGGCCGCCTACCCGGCCTGGAACCGCACCCCGGCCGCCAGCCGCGCCACCATCCTCGAACACGCCGCCGACCTGCTGGAAGCGCGCATGCCCGAGTTCATGGCGCTGTGCGTCAAGGAAGCCGGCAAGACCCTGCCCGACGGCGTCGCCGAAGTGCGCGAAGCGGTGGATTTCCTGCGCTACTACGCCGGCCAGGCGCGCGCGCAGTTCGGTGCGCCCGAGCGCCTGCCCGGGCCGACCGGCGAATCCAACGAACTGCAGCTGCACGGCCGTGGCGTGTTCGTGTGCATCAGCCCGTGGAACTTCCCGCTGGCGATCTTCCTCGGCCAGGTCGCCGCGGCGCTGGCCGCCGGCAACAGCGTCATCGCCAAGCCGGCCGAGCAGACCAACCTGGTCGGCCATGCCGCGGTGAAGCTGCTGCACGAAGCCGGCGTGCCGGAGGCGGTAGTGCAGTTCCTGCCCGGCGACGGCGCCACCGTCGGCACCGCGCTGACCCGCGATCCGCGCGTGGCCGGCGTCGCCTTCACCGGCTCCACCGAGACCGCGCGCGCGATCAACCGCGCGCTGGCCGCGCGCGATGCCGCCATCGGCGTGCTGATCGCCGAGACCGGCGGCCAGAACGCCTTCATCGCCGACTCCTCGTCGCTGCCCGAAGCGGTGGTCAAGGACGCGATCTCCAGCGCCTTCATCTCCGCCGGCCAGCGCTGCTCGGCCGCGCGCGTGCTGTTCGTGCAGGACGACATCGCCGACAAGGTGATGACCATGCTGGCCGGCGCGATGGCCGAACTGAAGGTCGGCGACCCGGGCCTGCTGTCCACCGACGTCGGCCCGGTGATCGACGCCGATGCGCTGCAGATCCTCACCGATCACGCCGCGCGCATGGACCGCGAAGCGCGCGCCATCGCCGTCGCCGCCACCGACGCGGCCACCGCGCACGGCAGCTTCTTCGCCCCGCGCGCCTACGAGCTGCAGTCGCTGGCGCAGTTGCAGCGCGAGATCTTCGGCCCGGTGCTGCACGTGATCCGCTGGAAGGCCGACCAGCTCGATGCGGTGATCGACCAGATCAACGCCACCGGCTACGGCCTGACCCTGGGCGTGCATTCGCGCATCGACGAGACCATCGAGCGCATCGCCTCGCGGGTGGCGGTGGGCAACGTCTACGTCAACCGCAACCAGATCGGCGCGGTGGTCGGCGTGCAGCCGTTCGGCGGCCAGGGCCTGTCCGGCACCGGCCCCAAGGCCGGCGGCCCGCACTACCTGCTGCGCTTCGCCACCGAGAAGGTGGTGACGGTCAACACCACCGCCGCCGGCGGCAACGCCTCGCTGCTGACCCTGGGCGACTGA
- a CDS encoding DUF2244 domain-containing protein, with translation MIEMFPFSPEGSGTQLLLLRPPRALNARQFVLLFVALAGAMWAVAGLGWLAGNVFAPAFALLHSMVVALALHWSWRGGEREEEIRVGPACVEVTHPNAGTPAFRAHPHWVRLRIEGDDRVVLASSGKQVRVGEFLGPDERRQLAQTLEGLLAAATGRNR, from the coding sequence ATGATCGAAATGTTTCCGTTTTCTCCGGAGGGGTCGGGTACGCAGCTGCTGCTGCTGCGGCCGCCGCGGGCGTTGAATGCCCGGCAATTCGTTCTGTTGTTCGTCGCACTGGCCGGGGCGATGTGGGCCGTGGCCGGGCTGGGCTGGCTCGCCGGCAATGTGTTCGCGCCTGCGTTCGCGCTGTTGCACAGCATGGTGGTGGCGCTCGCGCTGCATTGGTCGTGGCGCGGCGGCGAGCGCGAAGAGGAGATCCGGGTGGGTCCGGCGTGCGTGGAAGTGACCCATCCGAATGCAGGAACGCCGGCGTTCCGCGCCCATCCGCACTGGGTGCGGTTGCGGATCGAAGGCGACGACAGGGTGGTGCTGGCATCCAGCGGCAAGCAGGTCCGGGTTGGCGAGTTCCTCGGCCCCGACGAACGCCGGCAACTGGCGCAGACCCTGGAAGGCTTGCTGGCGGCCGCGACCGGTCGCAACCGATGA
- the coxB gene encoding cytochrome c oxidase subunit II yields MKQRGGWVQQAVRGGMALAAAMAAPLAWAQSADPKPWQLNMGRGVTQSARNAYDAHMVALWVCVVIGVLVFGAMAYAIFKFRKSKGAVPAQFTHNTKAEIVWTVIPVLILIVMAWPATAKLIAMYDTRDAEMTVKVTGYQWMWRYEYLGENVAFTSRLARSSDRLRQSGAVPTIEQDPHYLLDVDNRLVLPVNTKVRFVITADDVIHAWWVPALGWKQDAIPGIINEAWTSIDTPGVYRGQCAELCGKDHGFMPIVVEAVSKQDFQKWLASRKPAPAAAPAPATPAAPAAAPATSDPAAAPADAQAPAAPPQARLSRPRPDSHLTVQAA; encoded by the coding sequence ATGAAGCAACGCGGCGGGTGGGTGCAACAGGCGGTCAGGGGCGGGATGGCGTTGGCGGCGGCGATGGCCGCACCGCTGGCATGGGCGCAGTCGGCCGATCCCAAGCCGTGGCAGCTCAACATGGGACGGGGCGTCACCCAGAGCGCGCGCAACGCCTACGACGCGCACATGGTCGCGCTGTGGGTCTGCGTAGTCATCGGCGTGCTGGTGTTCGGCGCGATGGCCTATGCGATCTTCAAGTTCCGCAAGTCCAAGGGCGCGGTGCCGGCGCAGTTCACCCACAACACCAAGGCCGAGATCGTGTGGACGGTGATCCCGGTGCTGATCCTGATCGTGATGGCCTGGCCGGCCACGGCCAAGCTGATCGCGATGTACGACACCCGCGATGCCGAGATGACGGTGAAGGTCACCGGCTACCAGTGGATGTGGCGCTACGAATACCTGGGCGAGAACGTGGCGTTCACCAGCCGCCTGGCGCGCAGTTCCGACCGCCTGCGGCAGAGCGGCGCCGTGCCCACGATCGAGCAGGATCCGCACTACCTGCTGGACGTGGACAACCGGCTGGTGCTGCCGGTGAACACCAAGGTGCGCTTCGTCATCACCGCCGACGACGTCATCCACGCCTGGTGGGTGCCGGCGCTGGGGTGGAAGCAGGACGCCATCCCCGGAATCATCAACGAGGCCTGGACCAGCATCGACACCCCCGGGGTATACCGCGGCCAGTGCGCCGAGCTGTGCGGCAAGGACCACGGCTTCATGCCGATCGTGGTCGAGGCGGTGAGCAAGCAGGACTTCCAGAAGTGGCTGGCATCGCGCAAGCCGGCACCCGCCGCCGCGCCCGCGCCGGCCACGCCGGCGGCCCCGGCCGCCGCACCGGCCACGTCCGACCCCGCTGCGGCGCCCGCGGACGCTCAGGCGCCGGCGGCGCCGCCGCAGGCGCGGCTGTCGCGTCCTCGTCCCGACTCGCACCTGACCGTGCAAGCCGCCTGA
- the ctaD gene encoding cytochrome c oxidase subunit I — translation MAHSAVDHHDEHGHQQSFVERWLFSTNHKDIGTLYLLFSFIMFIVGAAMSVMIRLELAQPGLQYIKPEQFNQMTTVHALVMIFGGVMPAFVGLANWMIPLQIGAPDMALPRMNNWSFWLLPVAFSLLLLTFFLPGGAPAGGWTMYPPLMLQGGYNVAFSVFAIHVAGISSIMGAINIIATVLNMRAPGIDLLKMPIFCWAWLITAFLLIAVMPVLAGAVTMLLTDKFFGTSFFNAAGGGDPVMYQHIFWFFGHPEVYIMILPAFGVISEIIPTFSRKPLFGYQAMVYAIAAIAFLSFIVWAHHMFTVGMPLGGEIYFMFATMLISIPTGVKVFNWVSTMWQGSMTFEAPMLWAIAFVILFTIGGFSGLMLAIVPADFQYHDTYFVVAHFHYVLVTGAVFALIAAVYYWWPKWTGRMYSERWAKFHFWWTMLFVNLLFFPQHFLGLAGMPRRIPDYNVVFADWNLVSSIGAFGMFVTPFLMAGILLASLRNGARAKARAWEGARGLEWTVPSPAPAHTFTLPPVIKPGDLAHDDISH, via the coding sequence ATGGCCCATTCGGCAGTCGATCACCACGACGAGCACGGGCATCAGCAGAGCTTCGTCGAGCGCTGGTTGTTCTCCACCAACCACAAGGACATCGGCACGCTGTACCTGCTCTTCAGCTTCATCATGTTCATCGTCGGTGCCGCGATGAGCGTGATGATCCGCCTCGAACTTGCGCAACCGGGCCTGCAATACATCAAGCCCGAGCAGTTCAATCAGATGACCACCGTGCACGCGCTGGTGATGATCTTCGGCGGGGTGATGCCGGCCTTCGTCGGCCTGGCCAACTGGATGATCCCGCTGCAGATCGGCGCGCCGGACATGGCGCTGCCGCGCATGAACAACTGGTCGTTCTGGCTGCTGCCGGTGGCGTTCAGCCTGTTGCTGCTGACCTTCTTTCTCCCGGGCGGCGCGCCGGCCGGCGGCTGGACCATGTATCCGCCGCTGATGCTGCAGGGCGGCTACAACGTCGCCTTCTCGGTGTTCGCCATCCACGTCGCCGGCATCAGCTCGATCATGGGCGCGATCAACATCATCGCCACCGTGCTCAACATGCGCGCGCCGGGCATCGACCTGCTGAAGATGCCGATCTTCTGCTGGGCCTGGCTGATCACCGCGTTCCTGCTGATCGCGGTGATGCCGGTGCTGGCCGGCGCGGTGACCATGCTGCTCACCGACAAGTTCTTCGGCACCTCGTTCTTCAACGCCGCCGGCGGCGGCGACCCGGTGATGTACCAGCACATCTTCTGGTTCTTCGGGCATCCCGAGGTCTACATCATGATCCTGCCGGCGTTCGGCGTGATCAGCGAAATCATCCCGACCTTCAGCCGCAAGCCGCTGTTCGGCTACCAGGCGATGGTCTACGCGATCGCGGCGATCGCGTTCCTGAGCTTCATCGTCTGGGCCCACCACATGTTCACCGTGGGCATGCCGTTGGGCGGCGAGATCTACTTCATGTTCGCCACGATGCTGATCTCCATCCCCACCGGGGTGAAGGTGTTCAACTGGGTCAGCACCATGTGGCAGGGCTCGATGACCTTCGAGGCGCCGATGCTGTGGGCCATCGCCTTCGTCATCCTGTTCACCATCGGCGGCTTCTCGGGCCTGATGCTGGCGATCGTGCCGGCCGACTTCCAGTACCACGACACCTACTTCGTGGTCGCGCACTTCCACTACGTGCTGGTCACCGGTGCGGTGTTCGCGCTGATCGCGGCGGTGTACTACTGGTGGCCGAAGTGGACCGGGCGCATGTACAGCGAGCGCTGGGCCAAGTTCCATTTCTGGTGGACGATGCTGTTCGTCAACCTGCTGTTCTTCCCGCAGCACTTCCTCGGCCTGGCCGGCATGCCGCGGCGCATCCCCGACTACAACGTGGTGTTCGCCGACTGGAACCTGGTCAGCTCGATCGGCGCGTTCGGCATGTTCGTCACCCCGTTCCTGATGGCCGGCATCCTGCTGGCGTCGCTGCGCAACGGCGCGCGCGCCAAGGCGCGCGCGTGGGAAGGCGCGCGCGGCCTGGAGTGGACGGTGCCGTCGCCGGCGCCGGCGCACACGTTCACCCTGCCGCCGGTGATCAAGCCCGGCGACCTGGCCCACGACGACATCAGCCACTGA
- a CDS encoding cytochrome c oxidase assembly protein produces MNAPAPQVHSSAGLFKLVGVALAVFLLTFSLVPLYRIACEKVFGVRLERGPGEGPQAGKSLAGKRTVTVQFDGGVNSKLPWSFHPEQLTMQVVPGELNEALYYAHNDGAHAIVGSAVPSVAPARASGYFTKTECFCFTAQTLQAGEKRDMPVRFIVDRNLPSDISTITLSYTFYKNDALSAELGSPKLAGSARSAP; encoded by the coding sequence ATGAACGCGCCGGCGCCGCAGGTGCACAGCAGCGCCGGGCTGTTCAAGCTGGTCGGCGTGGCGCTGGCGGTGTTCCTGCTGACCTTCTCGCTGGTGCCGCTGTACCGCATCGCCTGCGAGAAGGTGTTCGGCGTGCGCCTGGAGCGCGGCCCGGGCGAAGGCCCGCAGGCCGGCAAGTCGCTGGCCGGCAAGCGCACGGTCACGGTGCAGTTCGATGGCGGGGTGAACTCCAAGCTGCCGTGGTCGTTCCATCCGGAGCAACTGACCATGCAGGTGGTGCCGGGCGAGCTCAACGAGGCGCTGTACTACGCGCACAACGACGGCGCGCATGCCATCGTCGGCAGCGCGGTGCCGTCGGTGGCGCCGGCGCGCGCCTCCGGCTACTTCACCAAGACCGAGTGTTTCTGCTTCACCGCGCAGACCCTGCAGGCCGGCGAGAAACGCGACATGCCGGTGCGCTTCATCGTCGACCGCAATCTGCCCAGCGACATCAGCACCATCACCCTGTCCTACACCTTCTACAAGAACGATGCGCTGAGCGCGGAACTGGGATCGCCGAAACTGGCCGGTTCCGCGCGCTCGGCTCCCTGA